In Fusarium verticillioides 7600 chromosome 6, whole genome shotgun sequence, the sequence CAGTGACGAATGGTGACGAGGACGGGGGACTCGGAAGACCTTCGTTTCGAGCTCGATATGTTGCTGGAGCTAACGAGGATCGGTGCGGAGCGGCCGGAAGTTGAGGACCCAATGCCACGAGGAAAATACGCGCAAGCTTAAGGTTGAATTAAAATCCTCCTCCGTACGTAGTTCGTAGTCCGTACTCGAAGAGAGCGAGCCCAGCTGATGATTGATTGCACAAGTGACTGCCGGAATACCGTTGAAAGTACTCCGTTGACAAATATCAAGGGATCCGCCGCTAAAGATCCAAAGAACTCAATTTGAGTGTCTTGGtgtggttttttttttcgtcCGTTCAAAAGAAAACACTTTTGGCCAAACACCGAAATTTCTTAACAGTTCAGGATCCAATGTCCCAGGGTTTGAGAATTATTGCCGGCTGTTTCTTGTTCTAAACATCGGCCTCATTCGTCGCTGATTCTCCGTTCGATCGTTGTGTTTCGCATTTATTTTCTCTTGGGTCGAGTAGGTAGCTCGCTTTGTCGTCGCGTGTCGTCTGGTCTCCGCTCTCGctttcttttcagcttcGGTGGTCAAATGTTCCCCAGACGCCACACAACCCGAAAGattaaaaaagaaaaaagaccGAATCTCACGTAGGCTGCGGTTGGTTGATGCAGCAAACCAGAATCTACAATGTCCAAAAaaggagagagagggtgaagaggagaagttTCTGCTCAGTCAAGGGAGAAGTAAACGAGGGGAATCAATCACGCACAGCCAAATGAATACGAAGCAAACCCCCCCAGAAGCGAGAAGTCAGTCACCAACAATTGCTTGGTTAGTACGAATAGATGGGACCCTAACTCGATTGCCCTCAATCCGTCCAAACCCAAATCTTCCCGACTCTGCCCTTGTCTTTCAACCTCCATCGCCGTCCATTGTCCAAATTCCTTATCATGATCCCTACCAGCATCTTCCACCCTGACATCCACGTCGTGCGGCACGGGGTCGCGCGGATACTGGAGCATATCATCTGACGCCGCGACAACGGGTAAATTGATGTTGGTAGCCGGTAATTaggtttgatgatgaaccGAATATGCAGATACCCAGGCTTGAGGCCTTGATAGATCTCCAAGCTCCAATCTTGTGCAAGCTTTCTATGAGAGTTGGCTGTATTCTGCGCAGACCACACATGGCATGATCCATAATACCAGTCTACTATATAGGAAGTCGGACAGCCAACAACGGCTGCAGTACGACACAAGGCTCACATCAAAACTCCTTGAGTTGGAGTAATCAAAACAATTGCTTGACATGGGTGGCTGCATTTAGAACCCATCATGCCTAGAAAACCCTAGTGTATCTGGCGGTTTAGACACCGTATTGACTAGCTCACAGTTCATCAAAGTTAATATTAGGACAAGCACATGCAAAGATAAACCCCTCTCATTCAGAGTGCAGGGCAACCCTGACGAGCTGCCAACAAAACAGCTGGATGTGACCTATGTAAAGTTCAAGCGCCGTGGAGCATCACACAACACGATGTATGTACGCATCCCACATGCTGCGCCCCGAAGGAGCCGAGTACTGTATGATCAAGTGGGTAAATTCAATGGAACAGTTCCCATCGTCAATAAACCCTTCCACCAACCGGGAATTTGAAGTCTTCCGGTTCCATGTGCTGTCCCCCTATCTCACCCAATAAGAAACTAACAATTGGCTTTTCTATATGTACGCCGATCAAAGAGTAGAGTTTTAACAAAGTCATCTTTTCCGTACGTAGTCAAAAGTCTTCGAATTAGAAGTTGGATGTGGGTTTCGAAACATTGAATGTCTGTGCTGTGGGAATGCTTTCCTGGCTGCAATGAGTTTAAAACAAACCAACCTCATGCCAGTCCATGATGAACTGTATCCAATGCTTCGTTTCGACGGCCATTCCTTAATTTGGTTAGTGGGTTACTAGACAGCTGTAATAACTTTCGGTCGGGTAAATCCTGTCCTGTCGTCAAACTACGATATGCATCAAATATCCTCCATACCTCAATTGGAGTCCTGCAAAGGATTCGGATTGTCTTTCTAGATAGTTCGACCAACAGCTATACAAACCAGATAACGCAGAATTTGAAGAACCTGTCTTTCCATATCGGCGTCGCCTCAAACTCTATGCCGGAAGAGGGATGGAGTtgttccatctccaagcaaAAATAACTTCAGTTACAAATCCCATCCCACGGAACAGTGGCCTTGATACGCGTGTTCTCCGTCGCCATGGCTCAATTACCAGGGCCATCAGGGGTTAAACTTGTCTTCCCGCCGTGCCAAGTTGGATAGCAGCCCGCTACTTGGCAGAAACTGGTTAGTCCTAGTCCTCATCTGTCTTGGCGACAAGAGTTGCTGATGGAGCTTGTCAGACTTTGTTTGGTCAGGATGTCGCTCAACAATCTCTGAGGCTCACAGCGAGGTGCGGATTTTCAGAGCCCTCCGGGCTCCCTATGCCGTCGAAAAAAACAGCAGTACCTGAAAGGTACCTGCTGCCAACTccctaaggtaccttacctagaTCGATCGCGGATCCTGGAAACACATCCCCTGTCTTGTCGCGCTGTACCTTGCAGAAATAAGCCCACattccatcgccatccaCTGAGGAGTACGTGTCGTTGAGTGTGGTTCAGGTATTATTTAACTCGTACTGACACAAAGTGAACAAGcttttcttgatgatctcccATCCCATTTCTATCTGGCGCTAAAAGGAGTTTTGCCTActgcctaggtacctagtccAGGAATGTCTTCATAGGAACAAGAGGCGGTTCCGATACAGGCGAAATCCCAATAAACTAACACTCCGGATTACCCGGCGTTTCTTTACCGCGACTACACAATCGATGACGTAATGCTGAAACGAGCCAGATTTTCGAGCCCTTTTGGCAAGACGGTCTAGACGGTGTAATGGACATGGGACGAGTTTGTGGTTTTCGGCCTGCTAAGAAGACCAGGGTCAGGGGTATATAGACCGAGTAGTGGACGTTTTCTCAACGTGCGCGCCACGAAGCCACTCCTATTTTGGTGACGAGGCTACCCTTCAAATACGCTTCCATGCCCCGGGATAGACCGTTCGAGCTAGTCGCCTTAGTGATTTTGCTTGATCCGCTGTAAGTCGACCAGTCATGTTGTTCTCCTCTAACCTCATCGTCGATCTGCCGGGCTTACCTGGCAAGTCGTTGTTGCCGGCTACCGGCGTCAGCTATTGGATGTACTGAGACGTGCAGCGAACAAAAAACCCTTGACGAGCTGACGATATGCAGACTATAGAGCGCCATTGAACAATATTGAATATGTACACACAGATGCTTGGCATTTTGCTAAAGGTTTGGGCAAGCTTCCCGCATCCGCGCCTAATCTCGCCCGCCTcgaaatgaatgaatgaaagTCTCCCAAGCTCTCCCTTCATTcatggtgatggatggatccatccatccacctATCCTTTCGGGTTCGCTTCCACATACCACTGGCTTGgcgagatcaaagtcaaggtgATCCCTGTAAGAAAAGCGTTTTCTCGTCTCCAGTTGGATTGTCTGCCGCAGCTCCTTATTTCACCAATATTCCTGAAGGTTGATAGAAGCTACCGTACTAGGTTCAAGGCAACGGCGTCACAGTCCTCCGTACGATGCATGTATTATTTCCGTCAATCCAGGGATCCTCACCATGCACGGTTCTGGTGGTCATCAATGCTCCAGGGGGACAATTGACGATCCCTTCAATAAAATATATCACATTGGGTGCCAGCAACTCCATAAACGACCCCGTATCACAGAATAGCTAGATCTCTCATCGCGATCTCGAAAGTTCAAACTTCATCGTTTTGCATGATCTACAACGGCGGACGGATATACGTCCGTTGTGTGTGCAAATCTATACTCGCTTCCATTAGGTGGGTAGTCATCGCTTAAAACTGGGTTCTGTGAAGGCACCTCTCTTGGAAACTATTGGATACTCTGCTGCTTAGTGACTGTCACTCCATatatccatcttcaacaatagCCTCATGCTCACTTGCAGAAACCGTGCTCACTTCAGTTCCACGGGCGTTTTACTCCGATCTAGTGTGCCCTCGGCATCTAGGTTATCCGAACAAACGCGCAAGGCTGAACAGTGTCGAGTACTTCTTGGTCTATCTCGTCAAGTTAACCATATCATCCTGGTTAACGTTGTGCCGTGGATGGAAAGGCCCAGTAGCTAAGGAACATGGGGCGTGTGCTAAATTTGACATTGCAGGGGGTCATCAACAGACCGGTTAACATGGGATTTCCAACATCTCGCATATTCTCGTGTGCTGACCGTGATCCCGCCGTCAAGACATCGTCACGTTAAGGTGTAGCTATCCGCTCCGCTTCTTTGTTACTTAATTATGTATGATTGTCATGTTTTTGTGTACGTACCATTCGGTGAGATGGATATGGCTGTTGTATGCCCTGATGTCTAATTAAAGCACCCGAGCGGGACAAGCCATTGATGAGGTGTGTAAAGATCGACGACTGCTGGGACCATTGAGAATCACGACTCCTATTCCAAAGTGACCAGCATACATGTAATCCTCGACTAGTCACAAAGCTATGTACTGTGCTGGTGCATGCTCACCGTAAAACGACAAATGATGTGATATTTGGTTACGCTCCCGAGTATGTGCAGATGGCCCAACTTACagcctaccttaccttaagTATCTCTACTGAGTTGAATGCTGTGTCAAACCAACATCCAATCATGGAAATAGCCTTTGcgtaaggtaccttacgATTAAACCCCATCCAACCAAGGTCTGGAGTACCTAGGCAAGTTTATGTGCCCGTCCTATAGAACTAGTTGTCTGTAAGGTAAGTGCAGCTCATAAGATCATACCAGTATTGCCATCCACCTTATCCAAAGCTTCGCATGTATACGTCTAAAATACATAGTATCTATTTGGTACACTGCACTGCAGTCGCAGgaagtctttgtcttcaagCGTTGTGTGCGGATGTTCCAGTTCCCAGCTGAACCATCGGGTTGTCCAAGGCAATTCTGGTCGCTCGGTCTAGTACCAGACCTCTTGCAAGCCCTAACAAGAGACCATATTTATTCTTTGCACCCCCAAGCTTATCGCAACCAGTCGAATTGATAATGCTAGTAGCTGAAGGCTGAGACATTGTCTCCGATTCGAGCCAAGAGCCTCACTCGTCGTTGTACGAGACTATCTGGACTTAAGGCAGCACTGCCCTATGGAATAGTCTACGGGGGCTGCAAATCGAGCCTTTAACGAGTTGGCTCTCATCCGCCACAACAAATAAGAGAAAACCATGAGGGACCATAAACTAGTCTGTATTGGCAAGTCATCTGTTGTCGCTTGGATTGTTACACTTTCAACCAATGAGGCATGAATATCATGCTGTATCTGTGTAACAGAATGAGTACCGGCAAGATAAACAATCAGAGAACGTACTAGAATATTACTGTAGGACAGAGAGGACAGAACTCGGAGGCCTGAAGGCCCTCGTGCGAGTGATTCATAATGTGTCAACCGGCTACTTGCATGCCCGATAATGTATGTAACAGGTGTGCTGCCGCGTTCCGAAAACTCGTCGCAGAATGCGTCATCCTGACCAGATTTCCCACTGGGAGTGTAAAATCAGCCAAAAGGAGAGACAGTAATTATTGTTAGGACCACAATATTAAAGATATGGTTGTTCACAAGCCGGTTGGGACACTCATCCATGGactcgacgatgaagtcaaCAGACGAACACAGGTAATAAAATGTTATAATCCCGAATCCCTATCAAAAGAAGAGGGCGAACACAGGCATCCAGGGGGTCAACTCAATCATGACCGATGATCATATCCAATGTAGTTCTGCTCGTTGAGTCAAGGCGTCATCTCTAAAGAGCGGAGAACTATAGGATAAGTGTTTCTCGGTCGAGGAGCAAAGAATACACAATGTTGGTACAGAGTGCATTTTCACAGCATCGAGTCCGGGTCTGAAGCCACCACGGATGTCGCATGAGGaaatcttcttgatgttgactgCCTGGGTATGTCGAAGGTTGAATAATGTCCTCACTAGTCACGTTACAATAATCGCTagagaaggacaagcaaactcccttgagcttgtatCCAAAGTATATGAAAGGATATGTATGATCTGATCCCAACGACATATAGTTTAGCTACATGAGAGTAGTCACTTAGCCGTCCAGTCTGGGTAGTGCCAGGCGGAGGAAATATCCCCTCAACTAAAGCAGGTATTCGAAACCATGAAATAGAAAGGGTTTGCCTCAGCCTTCAACACTGAACCACTACCACAACCCCGAGGAGCTTCGAGTCAAGTGTTGGACGCAAACATTCAAGGACAGTGAAAAACGGGCTGCTGCATACACAACGTCTAATTATGTACCGTCAAAACGCCTCCTGTGGTTAGTCCACTTCACGAGTTCCTGTCTGACGTGAAAAATCCATATGACGGGTACGCCAGCATCTCATTGAAACCCAAGAACAGGTGAGAAACTGCCACAACATGTAGATGAATCTATGCACAGGACTGGGGTAACAAATTCATGTCGTGAAAGCAGCAACTCCCTCTATTGCACAACGGCTGTCCTGAAATATTAAGCACTAAGGACTTGATACACAACTCTGAAAGACTTCCAATATGCACCTAGGCGAATTTGAAAGTATCTGAGTGTCACAGAGTAAACCTAATCAGATCAGTTGATGCTGCAGGACAGGCACGTGTAAAACCCAACGTACAGGAGAAAACCCATTGTCAAGTTTGTCATCACTTTCTCACCCAGTCGGTTTTTAAGGATCTATATTCAGGCGCCTTCTGGAACAGTTGCCAGTGCGATGATACTGAACTCGAGGTTCCCCTCAGCAGCTTTGGTAAATCTTTTGACAGTAACTTCCAATGCCTTattgctgagaagatcatcagcTTCGTCCAATGTGCCGCGATCAACCGGGCCTCCCCAACCTCCTTCAAGATCGTATAGATGACCATCTTGGCCCTTAACGAAGCTGATGAAATGATATCCGCTAGGCTCTTCGCTTGCAGGGGCTATCGTGTCACCCATCACTGCAGCAGCCATGTGAGCCTTCTCCAAATCTATCGAGTTGTAGAGATGATTGGCGCGTTCGAGAGGCTTGAGAtcttgtgttttcttcaGAATCTTATCGAGGATTGAGTCTGGTTTAATGAAGCTTTTCGCTGTGCCGTTGCTCACGCTGTGAAGGAGAGCAATGAGACCACAAGCGTGACCTATAGTTTGTTTGTACCACACAACTGGCTCGTCTGGACCAGAGCCATCGTAACTCAGCTCCTTTGAACCTGGGTCATTCTCACGAACGCGCGCCCACATAGGTGCAGGAGTGATGAAGACCAGAGCATGAACTGGACGAGGGATCATGGCAGGCAGCTCAGGCTCGTCAATGCTGTAGACATCGTAAAAACCGAGCTTCTCGGAAACGCCCAGGTTGTGAATGAGTTTAGTGAAAACTTCTGGATTATTTTCGAGTGGAATGTATGTCTTTGTACCATCCTTTCTGAAGGAAACTCctggtgttgttgacatgATGCCGCACGTTTTGGGAGTGGCGAGTTTAGATGCACCTTGCAAGTTGACTACCCCGCGATTGCTCCCGTGAGGTTATCTTACTTATTAAGAAGTTAGGTAGAGTTTACTGGAGTGGAGGGAAACGATGACATCCACTGCTATGCACATGAAAGTGaagatacctaccttagtaggcAGCAGCAGTGCGTCATCTGTTGAAGTTGGCTTCCACACAATGCCACTATTATGTGAACCAAACACGTAGTGGTAGCCCGAGAGCGTGTGTACGATAATTTGAAGGAGTTAATGCCAACGGCAAACGAAGTACAGATCGCTACGGTTATTGATACAACGTGGAAATTTTCGCTGCGTAGGTGCTTGATTGGGAAGTCTGATGGATGAGTATCAGAGAACAAGATTATCCATCTTGTATTTCCATAAATCTTGAGCAATGATTAGTTTACACTGCATGTCGTCGAATGTGGATCTTGAAATGACTTGAAAGCCTCTTTGTTTGCTCTTATGAATCGTTGGAAATAATTTATCGTGACCCAATTCCCTTCCGTTGTCGGCAAGATGTGTGGTATGACAAACCGACAAAATTGGCTTGTCTACCTAAGGTATACAAAGAACAACTAATAACAGCGCCTATGTGTTTCTCGGCAATTGTGTCCGTTAGGCACATTTGTTGATGGCTTTGTGATTGTTgacggaagaagaaaaccTCTCTATTAGGTCAAAGTTCACTTACACGCATGAACTTCAGGTGTGGTTAAATTCAGTG encodes:
- a CDS encoding ubiquitin carboxyl-terminal hydrolase L3, with amino-acid sequence MSTTPGVSFRKDGTKTYIPLENNPEVFTKLIHNLGVSEKLGFYDVYSIDEPELPAMIPRPVHALVFITPAPMWARVRENDPGSKELSYDGSGPDEPVVWYKQTIGHACGLIALLHSVSNGTAKSFIKPDSILDKILKKTQDLKPLERANHLYNSIDLEKAHMAAAVMGDTIAPASEEPSGYHFISFVKGQDGHLYDLEGGWGGPVDRGTLDEADDLLSNKALEVTVKRFTKAAEGNLEFSIIALATVPEGA